In Pseudomonas putida, a genomic segment contains:
- a CDS encoding iron-sulfur-binding ferredoxin reductase: protein MPELCVGERRWTVPAGSNLLDALNAEGLNVPYSCRAGSCHACLVHCLAGQPADARPEALALDKHAQGWRLACQCRVVEDLHVAAFDPLRDGVPAQVCAVDWFGDVLRLRLRPERALRYQAGQHLVLWLGTVARPYSLASLPGEDDFLEFHIDCQRPGAFCDQLRGVQIGSQLRLGELRGGALHYDPDWQQRPLWLLAAGTGLAPLWGILREAQRQGHQGEIKVMHVARDHAGHYLAGPLQALAGVSVECVLAEALESALAGLRPSSRQTVALLCGSPGSVERFARRLFIAGVPRGQVFADEFVEHA from the coding sequence ATGCCCGAACTCTGCGTGGGCGAGCGCCGCTGGACGGTGCCAGCCGGCAGCAATCTGCTCGACGCTCTGAACGCGGAAGGCCTCAACGTGCCCTACAGCTGCCGTGCCGGCAGTTGTCATGCCTGCCTGGTGCATTGCCTGGCCGGGCAGCCGGCGGATGCCCGGCCCGAGGCCCTGGCGTTGGACAAGCACGCCCAGGGCTGGCGTCTGGCCTGTCAATGCCGGGTGGTCGAGGATCTGCATGTGGCGGCATTCGACCCGCTGCGCGACGGCGTGCCGGCCCAGGTCTGCGCCGTGGACTGGTTCGGCGATGTGCTGCGCCTGCGCCTGCGACCGGAACGTGCGCTACGCTACCAGGCCGGACAGCACCTGGTGCTGTGGCTGGGTACGGTAGCCCGCCCTTACTCCCTGGCCAGCCTCCCGGGTGAAGATGACTTCCTGGAGTTTCATATCGATTGCCAGCGGCCAGGCGCTTTTTGCGACCAGCTGCGTGGCGTGCAGATCGGCAGCCAACTGCGCCTGGGCGAGCTGCGCGGCGGCGCGTTGCACTACGATCCGGACTGGCAGCAACGACCGCTCTGGTTGCTGGCGGCGGGCACCGGGCTGGCGCCGTTGTGGGGCATCCTGCGCGAGGCGCAGCGCCAGGGGCATCAGGGCGAAATCAAGGTGATGCACGTGGCGCGCGATCACGCAGGGCATTATCTGGCCGGGCCATTGCAGGCGCTGGCCGGGGTGAGTGTCGAGTGTGTACTGGCAGAGGCGCTGGAAAGTGCGCTGGCGGGGTTGCGACCATCCTCGCGGCAGACGGTGGCGCTGCTGTGCGGGTCGCCGGGGAGTGTCGAGCGGTTTGCCCGGCGGCTGTTCATTGCCGGGGTGCCGCGGGGGCAGGTGTTCGCCGATGAGTTCGTCGAGCATGCCTGA
- the pyk gene encoding pyruvate kinase, with translation MTIRRTKIVATLGPASNSPEVIEQLILAGLDVARLNFSHGTPDEHKARARLIRDIAAKNGRHVALLGDLQGPKIRIAKFSNKRIELKVGDKFTFSTAHPLTEGNQDIVGIDYPDLVKDCGVGDELLLDDGRVVMRVETATADALHCVVIIGGPLSDHKGINRKGGGLTAPALTEKDKADIKLAAEMDLDYLAVSFPRDASDMEYARKLRDEAGGSAWLVAKIERAEAVADDETLDQLIAASDAVMVARGDLGVEIGDAELIAIQKKIIQHARRNNKAVIVATQMMESMIQNPMPTRAEVSDVANAVLDNTDAVMLSAESAAGAYPIEAVQAMARICLGAEKHPTSQKSSHRLHTTFERCDESIALAAMYTANHFPGVKAIISLTESGYTPLIMSRLRSHVPIFALSPHRATQARASMFRGVYPIAFDPAALPADKVSQAAVDELIKRGLVEQGDWVILTKGDSYHTIGGTNGMKILHVGDPLVG, from the coding sequence ATGACCATCCGCCGTACCAAAATCGTCGCCACCCTTGGCCCCGCCAGCAATTCGCCGGAAGTGATCGAACAGCTGATCCTCGCCGGCCTGGACGTGGCACGCCTGAACTTCTCCCACGGCACCCCGGACGAGCACAAGGCACGTGCGCGCCTGATCCGCGACATCGCCGCCAAGAATGGCCGCCACGTCGCACTGCTGGGCGACCTGCAGGGTCCGAAGATCCGCATCGCCAAATTCAGCAACAAGCGCATCGAATTGAAAGTCGGTGACAAGTTCACCTTCTCCACCGCGCACCCGCTGACCGAAGGCAACCAGGACATCGTCGGGATCGACTACCCGGACCTGGTCAAGGACTGCGGCGTCGGCGACGAACTGCTGCTCGACGATGGCCGCGTGGTCATGCGCGTCGAAACCGCCACCGCCGATGCCCTGCATTGCGTGGTGATCATCGGTGGCCCGCTGTCGGACCACAAGGGCATCAACCGCAAAGGTGGCGGCCTGACCGCTCCGGCCCTGACCGAAAAGGACAAGGCCGACATCAAGCTGGCCGCGGAAATGGACCTGGACTACCTGGCCGTTTCGTTCCCGCGCGATGCCAGCGACATGGAATACGCCCGCAAGCTGCGCGACGAAGCCGGTGGCAGCGCCTGGCTGGTCGCCAAGATCGAACGTGCCGAAGCCGTGGCCGACGACGAGACCCTCGACCAACTGATCGCCGCCTCTGACGCGGTGATGGTCGCTCGTGGCGACCTGGGCGTGGAAATCGGCGACGCCGAGCTGATCGCCATCCAGAAGAAGATCATCCAGCACGCCCGCCGCAACAACAAGGCGGTGATCGTGGCGACCCAGATGATGGAGTCGATGATCCAGAACCCGATGCCGACCCGCGCCGAAGTGTCCGACGTGGCCAACGCCGTGCTGGACAACACCGATGCGGTGATGCTGTCGGCCGAAAGCGCCGCCGGTGCCTATCCGATCGAAGCGGTCCAGGCCATGGCGCGCATCTGCCTGGGTGCCGAGAAGCACCCGACCAGCCAGAAGTCCAGCCACCGCCTGCATACCACCTTCGAGCGCTGCGACGAGAGCATCGCCCTGGCGGCCATGTACACCGCCAACCACTTCCCGGGCGTGAAGGCGATCATCTCCCTGACCGAGAGCGGCTACACCCCGCTGATCATGTCGCGCCTGCGCTCGCACGTGCCGATCTTCGCGCTCTCGCCGCACCGCGCCACCCAGGCCCGCGCCTCGATGTTCCGCGGCGTCTATCCGATCGCCTTCGACCCGGCTGCACTGCCGGCCGACAAGGTCAGCCAAGCTGCCGTGGACGAGCTGATCAAGCGCGGCCTGGTGGAACAGGGTGACTGGGTGATCCTGACCAAGGGCGACAGCTACCACACCATAGGTGGCACCAACGGCATGAAGATCCTGCATGTCGGTGATCCGCTGGTCGGTTGA
- a CDS encoding tetratricopeptide repeat protein → MRALIVLALAVSTVGCTRWSMDHHLNNAYRAYDRGDCQRVMLELSQVDRTSRARPFIHPEVSLLRGQCLERQQLFVDAAQTYEYLIQQYPHNEYAYRAQARLQTLEKLGHYRRGEPAVASPVATSPWR, encoded by the coding sequence ATGCGAGCCCTGATTGTTTTGGCACTGGCGGTCAGCACCGTCGGCTGCACCCGCTGGTCCATGGACCACCACTTGAACAATGCCTACCGCGCCTACGACCGTGGCGACTGCCAGCGGGTGATGCTGGAACTGTCGCAGGTCGACCGCACCAGCCGTGCACGACCGTTCATCCACCCCGAGGTGTCGCTGCTGCGTGGCCAGTGCCTGGAGCGCCAGCAACTGTTCGTCGATGCGGCCCAGACCTACGAGTACCTGATCCAGCAGTACCCGCACAACGAATACGCCTACCGCGCTCAGGCTCGTCTGCAGACCTTGGAAAAGCTGGGCCACTACCGCCGTGGCGAGCCGGCCGTGGCGAGCCCGGTCGCCACCTCTCCTTGGCGTTAA
- a CDS encoding PilZ domain-containing protein produces the protein MFIKRHIERHQLPCVLKVYNRFTDQSIGQLGNASEDGLMLISQLPVLVGPDYELQLRLPLPGNGQQLVDLTASCLWCREDQTPGHYDSGFMLLQAPREYEEFVRSLRDYFSFRPANASA, from the coding sequence ATGTTCATCAAGCGCCATATCGAACGACACCAGCTCCCCTGCGTGCTCAAGGTGTACAACCGCTTTACCGATCAGTCGATCGGCCAGTTGGGTAATGCCTCCGAGGACGGGTTGATGCTGATCAGCCAGTTACCGGTCCTGGTTGGCCCGGACTACGAGCTGCAGTTGCGTCTGCCGCTGCCTGGCAATGGCCAGCAGTTGGTCGACCTCACCGCGAGCTGCCTGTGGTGCCGCGAAGACCAGACCCCTGGCCATTACGATTCCGGTTTCATGTTGCTGCAAGCGCCCCGCGAGTACGAGGAATTCGTCCGCTCGCTGCGCGACTATTTCAGTTTCAGGCCGGCCAACGCTTCCGCCTGA